The genomic interval CGCCGTCGGGCAGGTGTTCCAGTCCCGCGAAACAGCGCAGCAGGCTGGTCTTGCCGCAGCCGGAGGGGCCGAACAGCGCGGTGACGCCGCTTTTCGGAAACCGGAAGGACGCATCGAGCAGAAACGCGCCGAAACGGCCGGCGAAACGGGCGGAAAGTCTGTCACCGGTCATGGAAAGCGCCTCCGCATGCGTCGCTCGATCAGCATTGTCGACAGGATGACGAGGAAGGAAAACGCCAGCATGCCGGCGGCGAGGATATGCGCCTTGCCCCATTGCAGGGTCTCGACATAGTCGTAGATCGCCACCGACAGAACCTTGGTCTTGCCGGGAATATTGCCGCCGATCATCAGCACCACGCCGAATTCGCCGACGGTATGTGCAAAGCCGAGGATCGCGCCGGTGATGAGGCCGGGGCGGGCAAGCGGCAGGGCGATCGAGAAGAAGCGGTCGACCGGGCCGGCCCGGAGCGTCGCGGCCGCCTCCAGCGGATCATTGCCGATCGCCTCGAAGGCGTTGCGCACCGGCTGCACGGCAAAGGGCAGGGAATAGATCACCGAGCCGACCACGAGACCCGCGAATGTAAAGGGCAGGGTGAAGCCGATTGTCTTGCCGATGGCAGCGCCGAGCGGGCTTTGGGGGCTCAACGCAATCAACAGATAGAAGCCGAGCACCGTCGGCGGCAGGACCAGGGGGAGGGCGACGATCGCACCGATCACTTCCTTCCACCATGTGTGCGACCGCGCCAGCCACCAGGCGAGCGGCACGCCCAATATCATCAAGAACACGGTCGTGACGCCGGCAAGTTTCAGCGTCAGGAATACGGCTTCCCACATTATGTCCGCTCCAGGGCCCATTCCCGAATGCCAGGAATCACGACGGCAGCCGGTAGCCGTGATTTCCGACAATTTTGCGGGCGGTATCGCCCTTCAGGAAGCTCATAAACGCCCGCGCCGCGATATTGTTCTCGCCCTTCTTCAAAAGAACCGCGCCCTGTGCGATCGGGCTGTACAAATCGGTCGGCACTTCATAGCGCGAACCGCCGGGCTCGCCGACAAGCTGAGACAGCGCGACGAAGCCGAGCGCGGCATTGCCGGTGGCGACAAACTGGTAGGCCTGGGTGATGCTTTCCCCCTCGACCAGCCGTTCCGCGAGCGTCTCGTAGACGCCGAGCGCCGTCATCGCCTCCACTGCCGCTGCGCCATAGGGGGCGGTGCGCGGATTGGCGATCGCCAGCTTGCCGAAGCGTTCGGGATGGAAGAGCACCGCGCCTTCCGGATCTACGAGATCTGGATCGGCGCTGTAAAGCACCAGCGCGCCGAGCGCATAGACGAAGGCGCTGCCTTCAGCCGCGTATCCTTCTTCGATCGCAAGCGCGGGGCGCTCCTCATCGGCGGCGAGAAACACGTCAAAGGGCGCGCCGTGAATGATCTGGGCATAGAGCCTGCCGGTCGAGCCGAAACTCAGCACCGCGTCATGGCCGGTCTCTTCGCGAAAGGCCTCGGCGATCTCCTCGGCGGTTCCGGTGAAATTGGCGGCAACGGCGACGGTGACCTCGCCGGCGGCGGCCGGTATCGGCGAAAATGGCAAAAACAGGAGGGCGAGAAACAGAATACGGCGCATCTTGGTCTCCGGGGCGGGTGCGGGAACTGTGCCTGCTGATCGCGCGCCGGTCAAACGGGCCCTGCGCGACAAGACGCCGCAAAATTCTGCCGACCCCCCTTTAAAATCGGTTTAGAGAGAACCAAAAAGCCTTTAGTAAGGTGTCGTTTCAATCGAACGGACGGACGCAGCATGACGGATATTATCGATCTCAACGACGACTGGGTGTTTTCCTCCGACGCTCACAACAGTTCCGTCACGCTGTCGGCGCCCGGCGATGTCCATTCCGCGCTCTTGGCCGCGGGCGCGATCGAAGATCCCTATTACCGCGACAACGAACCAAGAACCGACTGGGTTCACGAGGCCGAGTGGGTCGCCGTCAAGCGCTTCCAGCTTGCCGATGTTGATGGCGGCCGCTTCACGCTGCGCTTCGAGAGCGTCGATTGCCTGGCCGAGGTCAGCGTCAATGGAAAGCCCGCCGGGCGCTGCGAAAGTCAGTTCCTGCGCCATGATTTCGACGTCACGGAGCTTTTGCGCGCGGGCGAAAACGAGATCGCGGTGCGGTTTCTCTCCAATTCGCGCGAGGCGGAAAAGCGCGCGAAAGCGTCCGACTTCCCGATTCCCTATACCAAGAACAGCCGCATCGGCCATTTCAACTTCCTGCGCCGGGCGCAGTGCCATGGCGGCTGGGACTGGGGCATCGCGCTGTCGCCGCTCGGCTTCTACGGCGATATCACGCTGGTGCGTACCGGCGACCTGAGGCTCGACGATGTCGCGATCCGTCAGCGTCACGCGAGCGGCGCGGTGGAACTGGACGTCACCTTCCACGCCTTCGCCTTTGCGCCGGATGAGGCCGAGGCGGCGGTCGAAATCGATGGCAAGCGGGCGACCGGCATGCTGACCGCCTGGCCCGGCGAAAACCGGGTCACGGTGACCGTCCGGGTGGAAAATCCCCGGCTGTGGTGGCCGGTGGGCCACGGCGAGCAGGCGTCTTACGATCTTGCGGTGTCGCTGGCCGGCCAGCGCCGCGATTTCCGCATCGGCCTGCGCAGCGTTGCTCTGCTGACCAATGCCGACGAGATCGGCCATCGCTTCGCCTTTCAGATCAATGGCCGCGAGATCTTCATGAAGGGCGCCAACTGGATTCCGGGCGATGCGCTGCCGGCCCGCGCCACGCCCGACCAGGTGCGCGACCTGCTGCTCTCGGCGGTCGAGGCCAATATGAACATGATCCGCGTCTGGGGCGGTGGGCAGTATGAGGCCGACTGGTTCTATGAACTCTGCGATGAACTCGGCATCATGGTCTGGCAGGACTTCATGTTCGCCTGCAGCCACTATCCCGCCCATGAACGCGGCTTTCTCGATCTGGTTCGCACGGAAGCTCGCCAGCAATTGCGCCGGTTGTCGCGCTTCGCCTCGATCGCGCTGTGGTGCGGCGACAATGAACTGGTGGGCGCGCTCAGCTGGTACGAGGAGAGCATCAACGACCGCGATCGCTATCTCGCGATCTATGACCGTCTCAACCACGCGCTCGAGGAAGCGGTGGAGGACGAGGATATCGGCCTGCCGTTCCGGCCGTCATCGCCTTCGGTCGGGCGGCTCGATTTCGGCGATGGCTGGCACGTCGACACCTCGGGCGACATGCATTTCTGGGATGTCTGGCACTCGGCCAAGGATTTCGAGCACTACCGCACGGTGCGCCCACGCTTCTGCTCGGAATTCGGCTTCCAGTCCTTCCCCTCCATGCGGGTGATCGAAAGCTTCACCGCGCCGGAAGACCGCAATGTCTCCTCCGCCGTCATGGACGTCCATCAGCGCAATATCGGCGGCAACAGCCGGATCGTGGAGACCATCGCGCGCTATTTCCGCTTCCCCGACAGTTTCGAGGACATGGTCTATCTGAGCCAGCTCTCGCAGGGCCTGGCGATGAAGACGGCGATCGAGTTCTGGCGTTCTAACAAGCCGCGCACCATGGGCACGCTGTTCTGGCAGTTGAACGACACCTGGCCGGTGGCGAGCTGGTCGAGCCTCGAATATGGCGGCGGCTGGAAGACCACGCAATATCTCGCCCGCCGCTTCTTCGCGCCGCTGATGGTGACGGCGGAACCGGACCCGGATACCGGCGCGATCGTGCTGTTCGCGGTCTCCGATATCGAGGACGAAAAGCCGATCACCGTCAGGCTGCGCACCGTGAATGCCGCCGACGGCACGGTCTTTGAACTGGGTACCTATGACGTGGTCACCAGCGTGGAGACGGTGGTGGAGATCGCCCGCATCCGTCCCGAAAGCCTTGGCGACAGCACCTTCCTGCTGTTCGACTGGCGCGATGGCGAAGGCAATCATCTCGGCGAAAACGAGTATCTGCCGCAGCGGCCGAAAGCCTATCGCTTCGGGGAGCCGAAGATCACCGTCCATGCGGAAGAGGACCGGATCATGCTTTCTACCGACCGGCCGGCACTTTACGTCACCTATGATCACGGCGGCGACGACATCTACTCCGACAATTGCTTCACGCTGTTGCCGGGTGAAGACAAGATGCTGACAGTGACCCGCAGGCGGACCTCGCATCTTGGTCGGGAAAGGGCGCCTGAGCTGCGGTATTTGAAGGGCTGAGAAGACACACACCCGTCCTCTTCTTCGGTACCCCTGATGCGTGGGTCTTGCTCTTGCGAGACGATTGGCCTATTTGTCGGCGCCCAATGCCGAATGGGACGATGAGCGCACGACAGTGTTGCCGCGCGACAGCGAAGGGCCCGAATCGATATGGAACAACGCATCCCAATGCCCAGAACCTCTGTTTTCAAGCGTCTTCTCGACAGAGTACTCGCGCGCTTTATTCCTATGGCAAACCGCAGCTTGCTTTATCGGTTGCTGTCGGAAAATCTGCGGGCCCAGGCTCCGTGGTATGCTCTGGCGACGGTCGCCATGCTGATTGTCGCGGCGATGACGTCCATGAGCGCATGGATCATGAAGGATATCGTCAACGAAACCGTGGTTTCGAAGGACATGCAGCGCATGTTTTTCCTGGCCGGCGGGGTTGCGACGATCTTCATCGTCAAGGGCATAGCAACCTATTTTCAGATCGTCATTCTCAGCAAGGCCGGCAACAACATCATTGCCGTGACGCAGAAGCGCATCTTCGATCGCATTCTTCGGCAGGATCTGAATTTCTTTATCAAACATCCGTCCTCCGACCTGGTGATGCGCCTGACGAACAACGCGCAGGCTGCCCGGTCGGTTATGGATCTCGTGCTGACCTCTGCCGTCCGCGATCTCTTCTCGCTGATTGGTCTTCTGGTGGTGATGTTCATTCAGCAGCCAATTCTGTCGCTCGTAACTCTGATTCTCGGCCCTGCGGCCTTTCTGGGCGTGCGCTATCTGACCAAAAAGGTCCGCGACATCATGCGTCAGGAATTGACGGCGGTCACCAAGATCATCGAAGGCGTGCAGGAAGCTTCGACCGGGGTGCGGATCATCAAGGCATTTGGCCTGGAAGAGCATATGCGCGAACGTATGAACCAGAGCGTCACGCAGGTCGAACATCGCGCCAATTCCATCGCCCGCCTTTCGGCGGCCACCAGTCCAATCATGGAAACCCTTTCCGGGCTTGCCATTGCCGGCGTGATTGCACTGAGCGGATTGTGGGTCGTTGGCGGCGACAAGACTCCCGGCGAACTGATGTCGTTCATCACGGCACTGCTGCTCGCCTATGAGCCGGCCAAGCGGCTGGCGCGCATGCGGATCAATCTTGAAGCAGCCATGGTTGGCGTGCGCATGATGTACGAGATCAAGGATCATCCGATACAGCTGACGGAAGCCGAAAACGCCAGACCGATACCCGAAGAGGGCGGCGGAGAGATTGTCTTCGAAGATGTCGGCTTCTCCTATGCTCCTGACAAGCCCTTGTTTGAAAATCTGAATCTTGTTTTTTCGGCGGGCAAGACGACAGCGCTTGTCGGGGCATCGGGTGGCGGCAAGTCCACGATCATCAATCTCGTCATGCGTATGTTCGATCCTGATGAGGGGTCGATCAAGGTCAACGGCCTCGATCTGAGGCAGGTTTCCTTTGCCTCGCTGCGCGCCCATATGTCGTATGTCGGCCAGGACACGTTCCTGTTCAACGGCACGGTTCGCGACAATCTGGCGCTTGGCCGCGAGGGGGCGACCGAGGAAGAGATCGTCCAGGCCGCCAAGGATGCCCATGCGCATGATTTCATCATGAACATGCCCCAAGGATATGATTCTCCCGTCGGCGAAAACGGCGGCAATCTTTCCGGCGGCCAGAAACAGCGCCTGGCAATCGCCCGCGCGATGTTGCGCGATGCCGATATCCTGATCCTCGACGAGGCGACCAGTGCGCTTGATTCCTATGCCGAATCGCTGGTGCAGGATGCGCTGAAGCGGTTGACCAAGGATCGCACCACGATCGTGATCGCCCACCGCCTGGCGACGATCACGTCGGCCGATAACATCGTCGTTCTCGAAAACGGGAAGATCCTGGAGCAGGGGCCGCAGCGCGAGCTTCTCGCCCATGACGGGCCTTACCGGCGCCTTTACGAGTTGCAGATTCTGCCCCAGCTCGAAGAGGCCTGATCGCCGTCCTCCGATTTTTTTGATAAGCCATGGCTGCCCTTGCACGCCATGGCTTTTTTGCGTCCGCTTCAGCCCGGTGTAGCGACAATATGCCTCGCTCGATTTGCGGGGCATGCGGCGAAATGCTAAACAGAATGTGGCTTTTTCGTGATCGGCATATGTCGTGCTGGCGAAAGCCCCACAGGGATTGTGGAAGAGGGAAGGAAACCGGCGGGTCGGCAAACCCGCAAATCCAGGAATCGCGATGTTTACGAAAATCATGGTACCCGTCGATCTGGCCCATGCGGAGAAGCTTGAGCGCGGCCTGAAGGCTGCAGGCGACATCGGCAAGCTCTTTGGCGCATCCGTCGTCTATGTCGGCGTCACGTCATCGGCGCCGGGGGCGCTTGGCCACAATCCGGAAGAATACCGGCAGAAGCTTGAGGCCTTTGCGAAAGCGCAGCAATCCGAACACGGTTTGACGACCGACATTCATGTCGTCGTCGCCCACGATCCGGCGGTCGACATCAACCAGGCGCTTGCGCGCGCCGTCGATGAACTCGGCTGCGATCTGGTGGTGATGGCAACCCACGTGCCCAACCTTGCCGACCATTTCATGCATTCCCATGGCGGCCAGCTTGCAACGCATACCAAGGCATCGGTGCTGCTGGTTCGCGGCTGAGCCGTTTGAAGATTCGACATCGCGGATCGTCGGACGCCAGGTCCGGGCCGATGCGTCGAAGTGAAACAAGGAGATATTATATGTCCGACACGGGGATACCCGAGCCTGAAGGCGAGACAGACATCATCGACACCGATTACGAGATCGGTCAGGACAATATCACCACCAGTATCGGGCCGTTCGGTCTCGACATCCATAACCCGGTCTTTCTGATTTCGGGTCTTGCCGTCGTCGCCTTCGTGCTGGTCACGCTTGCCTTTCAGAACCAGGCTGAGGCCGTGTTCAACGGCATGCGCGACTGGCTGACCTCGACCTTCGACTGGTTCTTCCTTCTGGCCGGCAATGTCTTCGTGCTGCTCGGCATATATCTGATTTTCTCGCCCTACGGCAAGATTCGCCTCGGCGGCGCGGACGCAAAGCCGGATTATACCTATACCGGCTGGTTCGCGATGCTGTTTGCCGCGGGCATGGGTATCGGGCTGATGTTCTACGGCGTTTCCGAGCCGATTTCGCATTACACCGCGTCTGTCGCGGAGAATGCAGGCACGCCGGATAGCTGGGCCCCGCTCGGCGGCGCGGCGGGCGACACGGTGA from Martelella mediterranea DSM 17316 carries:
- a CDS encoding universal stress protein — protein: MFTKIMVPVDLAHAEKLERGLKAAGDIGKLFGASVVYVGVTSSAPGALGHNPEEYRQKLEAFAKAQQSEHGLTTDIHVVVAHDPAVDINQALARAVDELGCDLVVMATHVPNLADHFMHSHGGQLATHTKASVLLVRG
- the modB gene encoding molybdate ABC transporter permease subunit; the encoded protein is MWEAVFLTLKLAGVTTVFLMILGVPLAWWLARSHTWWKEVIGAIVALPLVLPPTVLGFYLLIALSPQSPLGAAIGKTIGFTLPFTFAGLVVGSVIYSLPFAVQPVRNAFEAIGNDPLEAAATLRAGPVDRFFSIALPLARPGLITGAILGFAHTVGEFGVVLMIGGNIPGKTKVLSVAIYDYVETLQWGKAHILAAGMLAFSFLVILSTMLIERRMRRRFP
- the modA gene encoding molybdate ABC transporter substrate-binding protein, which produces MRRILFLALLFLPFSPIPAAAGEVTVAVAANFTGTAEEIAEAFREETGHDAVLSFGSTGRLYAQIIHGAPFDVFLAADEERPALAIEEGYAAEGSAFVYALGALVLYSADPDLVDPEGAVLFHPERFGKLAIANPRTAPYGAAAVEAMTALGVYETLAERLVEGESITQAYQFVATGNAALGFVALSQLVGEPGGSRYEVPTDLYSPIAQGAVLLKKGENNIAARAFMSFLKGDTARKIVGNHGYRLPS
- a CDS encoding beta-mannosidase, with amino-acid sequence MTDIIDLNDDWVFSSDAHNSSVTLSAPGDVHSALLAAGAIEDPYYRDNEPRTDWVHEAEWVAVKRFQLADVDGGRFTLRFESVDCLAEVSVNGKPAGRCESQFLRHDFDVTELLRAGENEIAVRFLSNSREAEKRAKASDFPIPYTKNSRIGHFNFLRRAQCHGGWDWGIALSPLGFYGDITLVRTGDLRLDDVAIRQRHASGAVELDVTFHAFAFAPDEAEAAVEIDGKRATGMLTAWPGENRVTVTVRVENPRLWWPVGHGEQASYDLAVSLAGQRRDFRIGLRSVALLTNADEIGHRFAFQINGREIFMKGANWIPGDALPARATPDQVRDLLLSAVEANMNMIRVWGGGQYEADWFYELCDELGIMVWQDFMFACSHYPAHERGFLDLVRTEARQQLRRLSRFASIALWCGDNELVGALSWYEESINDRDRYLAIYDRLNHALEEAVEDEDIGLPFRPSSPSVGRLDFGDGWHVDTSGDMHFWDVWHSAKDFEHYRTVRPRFCSEFGFQSFPSMRVIESFTAPEDRNVSSAVMDVHQRNIGGNSRIVETIARYFRFPDSFEDMVYLSQLSQGLAMKTAIEFWRSNKPRTMGTLFWQLNDTWPVASWSSLEYGGGWKTTQYLARRFFAPLMVTAEPDPDTGAIVLFAVSDIEDEKPITVRLRTVNAADGTVFELGTYDVVTSVETVVEIARIRPESLGDSTFLLFDWRDGEGNHLGENEYLPQRPKAYRFGEPKITVHAEEDRIMLSTDRPALYVTYDHGGDDIYSDNCFTLLPGEDKMLTVTRRRTSHLGRERAPELRYLKG
- a CDS encoding ABC transporter ATP-binding protein, which gives rise to MEQRIPMPRTSVFKRLLDRVLARFIPMANRSLLYRLLSENLRAQAPWYALATVAMLIVAAMTSMSAWIMKDIVNETVVSKDMQRMFFLAGGVATIFIVKGIATYFQIVILSKAGNNIIAVTQKRIFDRILRQDLNFFIKHPSSDLVMRLTNNAQAARSVMDLVLTSAVRDLFSLIGLLVVMFIQQPILSLVTLILGPAAFLGVRYLTKKVRDIMRQELTAVTKIIEGVQEASTGVRIIKAFGLEEHMRERMNQSVTQVEHRANSIARLSAATSPIMETLSGLAIAGVIALSGLWVVGGDKTPGELMSFITALLLAYEPAKRLARMRINLEAAMVGVRMMYEIKDHPIQLTEAENARPIPEEGGGEIVFEDVGFSYAPDKPLFENLNLVFSAGKTTALVGASGGGKSTIINLVMRMFDPDEGSIKVNGLDLRQVSFASLRAHMSYVGQDTFLFNGTVRDNLALGREGATEEEIVQAAKDAHAHDFIMNMPQGYDSPVGENGGNLSGGQKQRLAIARAMLRDADILILDEATSALDSYAESLVQDALKRLTKDRTTIVIAHRLATITSADNIVVLENGKILEQGPQRELLAHDGPYRRLYELQILPQLEEA